From the Leptolyngbyaceae cyanobacterium genome, one window contains:
- the hpsE gene encoding hormogonium polysaccharide biosynthesis glycosyltransferase HpsE, with the protein MVDFTVAIPTYNGAARLAAVLRRLQKQVNTEGFSWEIIVVDNNSQDNTAKLVREYQEIWSSAYPLKYVCELNQGAAFARNRAVKEARGKFVGFLDDDNLPESDWVETAYEFGKAHPKAGAYGSQVKGKFEVEPPPNFAKIAGFFGITNRENTPHRYEPRQKMLPAGAGLVVRKQAWLENVPNRLVLNHKGKEEGLASEDLEALLYIQKAGWEIWYNPQMLIYHEIPSWRLSKDYLKSVGRCVGLSRHHLRMVRLKDWQKPLLIPVYFLNDLRRLIIYWLKNHRAVKKDAIAACELELLRCSLISPLFLWKKRYLESKHTGKVSQKKLVELPLEKQPLSSKSR; encoded by the coding sequence ATGGTTGATTTTACGGTTGCGATTCCTACTTATAACGGAGCAGCTAGATTAGCAGCAGTTTTACGACGACTGCAAAAACAGGTAAATACGGAAGGCTTTTCCTGGGAAATTATCGTGGTTGACAACAACAGCCAAGATAATACTGCTAAACTGGTGCGAGAATATCAAGAAATTTGGTCGTCAGCTTATCCGTTAAAATATGTATGCGAGCTTAATCAAGGAGCGGCATTCGCGAGAAATAGAGCAGTAAAAGAAGCTAGAGGTAAGTTTGTTGGTTTTTTAGATGATGATAATTTGCCAGAGTCTGACTGGGTAGAAACTGCTTACGAATTCGGTAAAGCACATCCGAAGGCAGGAGCTTACGGTAGCCAAGTAAAAGGTAAATTTGAAGTAGAACCGCCGCCAAATTTTGCAAAAATTGCTGGTTTTTTTGGCATTACAAATCGAGAAAATACTCCGCATCGCTACGAACCGCGTCAAAAGATGCTCCCAGCCGGAGCGGGTTTAGTTGTTCGCAAACAAGCTTGGTTGGAAAACGTTCCTAACCGCTTGGTTCTCAATCATAAAGGAAAAGAAGAAGGATTGGCTAGCGAAGATTTAGAGGCTTTATTGTATATTCAAAAAGCAGGTTGGGAAATTTGGTATAACCCTCAAATGCTGATTTATCATGAGATTCCTAGCTGGCGGTTGTCAAAAGATTATCTGAAGTCGGTAGGTCGTTGCGTTGGTTTGAGCCGCCATCATTTGCGGATGGTAAGATTAAAAGATTGGCAAAAACCCCTGTTAATTCCTGTTTACTTTTTAAATGATTTGCGGCGATTAATAATATATTGGTTGAAAAATCACCGTGCAGTTAAAAAAGATGCGATCGCAGCTTGCGAACTCGAACTATTGCGGTGCAGTTTGATTAGTCCTTTATTTCTTTGGAAAAAGCGATATTTAGAGTCTAAACATACAGGTAAAGTCAGTCAAAAAAAGCTAGTTGAATTGCCATTGGAAAAGCAGCCATTATCTAGCAAATCAAGATAA